atgtccagcagtggacgcatacaggctgattgatttGAATAGAGAaggttccatttttttttaatgaattggGAAAGTGCTGTGAATTGCCTTGGTTGGTGTGTTtcttgtaaatattaataagagtatgtatatatttttctgTGGCAGTCTGTGTTTGTattcaaaaaatactttttgttcCATGTAAATGCTCTGGTAAATAAAGACTTTGGCAActaaaaatgtgtattttgtTTCTCTTGTGATAAAAAAGTCGATGACGGTtcgaccgatagacgtccactagcgtcacagttcacgacagatTTTTTGAATAGCGAGCTAACgtgcaggtgggtcacctgatgttaggTGATTGTCGTCGCTCATacacatttgcagcaccaaacttaattaattatgaaaCTTGTGACAAACGTCGAGGCTTCCCTTGTCTaatgtaggctatgaaacgactacgTGTGTGACATGGGCTCTCGTTGCAAAGAGTTTTAAGTGTACATTTCTTACGCAcctctccatacaaacataatattacgcctattattctattctttgttgTTCAAGATCTATAACTAAACCATATATTGATTGATCGGAAAACGGAACTcattaaggtgcatgacacggctctgcccgcgaaatccaaatttattttggttccgtacctcaaaaggaaaaacggaacccttataggatcactttgttgtctctctttctgtctgcccgtccgtcgtgtatgtcaagaaaacctatagggtacttcccgttgacctagaatcatgaaatttggcaggtacttggtaggtaagtcttatagtacaaggaaataaataaatctgaaaactgtgaatttgtggttacttcacagaaaaaataaaataaaatgtgtttcatttcaaagtaagataactataccaagtggacgaatcatatgaaagggctttacctgtacattctagaacagatttttatttatttttatgtataactagccgatgcctgcgacttcgcccgcgtggatttaggttttttgaaatcccgtgggaactctttgattttccgggataaaaagtagcctatgtgctaatccaggatattatttatctccattccaaatttcagccaagtccgtccagtagtttttgcgtgaaggagtaacaaacatacatacatacataccacacacacacacacacacacacacacatacaaactttcgcctttatattattagtgtgataatttttgatttatcgtgcaaaatgttggaaaaaataccctagtacggaaccctcagtgcgcgagtgcacttggccggtttttttttatggtatcttatcagttatcagtaatcatcagtactaggTATTGCACCTGAGTTCGTTTTTGCTGGTGTTCTGGTCACACTCCGTATATTACAACGGTACCAAACACATCTCACTTCCAAAGCCTATGTTTGCTATAGTATTTTGTTCTTTGCAGGCCTTCTTGTCGCGAGGCAGTTCCAGCCGCCTCGAGGCAAGGCGAGCAAGAGGCACAAGAGTCCGCCGATACACCGCTGTGACTTGTGCGACTACACCAACCGACGGCCGTACAGGCTGCGCGTGCACATGCTCGCCCACTCCGGCGTGCGGCCCTTCTCCTGCCACCTCTGCAAATCCAAGTTCAGAACCGCGACCAACCTAAAGCTCCACATGAGGATACACACTGGTGACAAACCGTACTCGTGCGATCTATGCGAACGAAGATTTTCATATAAGTGCAACTTGAAGACGCACATGAGGGCTCACACAGGTGAAAAATCCTATGAATGTAACCTGTGTCAAGCTAAATTCACCAAAAAACCTTTAgaaaaagaatactagccatgttaaatgagtaatattcccctttcctctccaactaagcgtcaggcttgtgctaggagtgggtacgacaatagtgcaacgggcggggtttgaaccgtcgacctttcggttttcagtccactcctttaccggttgagctattgaggctctttgtCTACCCGGTCACATGCGGACGCACACTGCGGAGAAGCGGTTCACGTGTGGCGTGTGCAAGTTGTGTGcaagagacaatttagaaaaaagAGTTATTTGACGAAACATATCATGACTCACAGTGCCGACAAACCGTTCGTTTGCATCGTTTGTCAAAAGAATTTTGCGAAAAAAACTTATCTGATTAACATTATTTCCTTCATCTATGGAAATCATGGATTTTGAAAACGCCACCAATTTGTATGGTGGAAACACCAATATTTTACGCTCTACCCACCAACGAGTTGTCGTTTCCATGAACGGGGCTCTTAACAAATGTTTTCAcatacgcgcttctccatacataatatgtattacgcAGATTAttctattactagctgatgcccgcagcttcgcctgcgtggattggtcagatcccctgcagcatcaggattgaggagatggactccaaattttttatgaaacaatgtcgcaaagttcctctatcgattaaaaaagaaatgacgcaaatcggttcagaaatctcggagatttcggtgtacataggtagaaaaacacaactccctttttgaaagtcggttaaaaaagtagcctatgttacaccctggtcaatcctatacttgcctgtgaaagtcccgtcaaaatcggttcagccgttccaaagattagccttttcaaacagacagacagacagacagacagacaaaaattttaaaaacgtgtgattcagttatggtatcgttcaaataaccatatgagcttaatatgaggtagttatttcgaaattacagacagacactccaattttatttattagtatagatttgttaGGCTAGATCGGAAACTAAGCCAGATAACGATTCATCCCTCTATAATCTATGCTCTATTTAGGATTTTACAATGATATTTGTATGAATGTAGCTTAAAGATTTCTATGATGAAAGAATTAATCAAACCGGTTCGCTagttaacaaacaaacaaacaaatctttcctcttatatatacatattatacaatgttgctttttaacccccgatccaaaaagaagggtgttataggtttgacgtgtgtatctgtctgtgacatcgtagctcctaaactaatggaccacttttaatttagttttttttttgtttgaaaggtggcttgatcgagagtgttcttagctgtaatccaagaaaatcggttcagccgtttgaaagttatcagctcttttctagttactgtaatcttcacttgtcgggagtgttataaatttttaatttacacttgttcttgatttatttgcttttagatgatgcccgtgacttcgtccgcggggatttaggtttttcgaaatcccgtgggaactctgattttcctgaataaaaagtagccgatgtgctaatccagaatattaatctatctccattcccagccaaatccgtctggtagttattgcgtcaaggagtaacaaacacacacacacatacaaactttcgcctttataatattagtgtgattatttccTTCATCTATGGAAATCATCGATTTTAAAAACGCCACGAATTTGTATGATGGAAACAGCAATATTTTACGCTCTACCCACCAACGAGTTGTCATTTCCATGAACGGGGCTCTTAACAAAGGCTTTCACTTACGCGCTTTtccatacataatatgtattacgccgattattctattttttttttttttctttaaatctggcttcactctgattagccaatgtcaagtttgtgatattttcaagttattgaatttatacaagtatctactccgtctgcgccggcgcccgccgacatacgcgcggcgccccctcagagcgcttcccaatcagttccaccaccaaaaaacaccaactaacacaaaaaccagccactcttaacaaaaaaaaacactcctaacaagcacagcacgcgcgccagcaaacgccatcacaaaCGAAGTCCTTCTATTATTTGTTAGGCTAGATCGGAAACTAAGCCAGATAACGATTCATCCCTCTATAATCTATGCTCTATTTAGGATTTTACAATGATATTTGTATGAATGTAGCTTTCTATGGTGAAAGAATTAATCAAACCGGTTCGCtatttaacaaacaaacaaacaaatctttcctcttatATAAAAtgttgctttttaacccccgacccaaaaagaagggtgttataagtttgacgtgtgtatctgtctgtgacatcgtagctcctaaactaatgaaccgattttaatttagtttgtttttgtttgaaaggtggcttgatcgagagtgttcttagctataatccaagaaaatcggttcagccgtttgaaagttatcagctcttttctagttactgtaaccttcacttgttgggggtgttactTGTTGCTGTACATAATATGCGCTTTGGTAGCCACGGCTCTTGACACgcaaattgataaataataattcttgacaagtataattttattttccatgTAGAATATTTTATTAGGACCTGAATCCAGCCCAATAAATaacgattttagtttagttctcatttcaaaagttatttatttcaaagtaaaCCTTTTCCGTTTCAGGCCTTCTCGACGCGAGGCAGTTCCCGCCTAGTGGCAAACCTGATACGAGGCAGTTtccgcctcccccacccaaacgcAAGAAGAGACAAAAGAACTCCATAACGTTACACAGCTGTGGCGTATGCGACTACACCTGTCGTCGTCGGAGTGGCTTGCTCGCGCACCTGCCCGTCCACTCCGACGCGAGGCCCTTCCGCTGCAGCACCTGCGACTCCAGGTTCAAGACCATGAGCACCTTAAAGTACCATATGAAGACCCATACAGGCGACAAGCCGTATGTATGCGAGCATTGCCCGCGCAAGTTCGCACGACGAAGCCATCTCACCTACCACTTGAACTCCCACTCGGGTGACAAGCCATACACTTGCAACCTTTGCCCCGTCAGCTACAAAGCCAGGGTCAGCCTGACCGCGCACATGAGACTCCACGCCGGCGAGGGGCTGTTCACGTGCGATATCTGCCACAAGGAGTACAAACGGAAGGACAGCATCAAAGCTCACATGAAGCTCCACGCGCAACACAAACCAGCTTCCTATAAACCCCAAGGCTCCAACGCTAAGACGCTGTTCTGCTGCGCCGTGTGTGATGTGAATTTCATGGAAATAAATCATCTGTCCgctcacatgaggactcaccgTTGAAAGAAGATggctaacaatttttttttttataaagaattaaTTTGGTCATGGTCATTATATaatccattgattttgaaataagttttatttatttctgtgatataatcatattatcataatcattaaaattaatccttcattgggctaacttggaagaggtcgTAGTTTTGGTAAACCCATACCCTAATCGGTTTCCTTACTCGGTCACCAATGCGCTAGGTCGATTAGGatggtaaccagccacggccgaaacctccggTCAGATCAAAATAAGGGACAATTtggaataactcaaaatttaaaaacctccgacacaaaaaccagaaaactagaaaagagctgataactttcaaacggctgaaccgattttcttcgcttatagttaagaacactctcgatcaagccacctttcaaacaaaaaaaaaaactaaattaaaatcggttcattagtttaagagctacgatgccacagacacacacacgtcaaactaataacacccctctttttggttcgggggttaacaaaTTGTGAATCCCAATGCCGAGTATCAAACCGATAAGACGTGAAGATGTGGCCTTATCAACCACAGCGTCACCATTGCGTCAGggaaatcaaaaataataaaaaaaaaccaaaatcattCACTAGGTTTAATAGCTGTAAGTAGTTggtacataataaatatacaaatatcacaaaacaTTTCCACACACATTCCATGGCACATAAGTCATGACAAGGAAAGAATACTGAtacaaatcaaatcatttatttgttttgatttGACCGATTTCGGTACAGCCGGGCggtattatcggatatagac
The Maniola jurtina chromosome 28, ilManJurt1.1, whole genome shotgun sequence DNA segment above includes these coding regions:
- the LOC123879495 gene encoding gastrula zinc finger protein XlCGF57.1-like isoform X5 gives rise to the protein MEDTTKQPSLNTGLIVPKEEIIENVEITYEDDCEDSKEFIVPKEELSNSSLHLEDEYDQTVMPIKTELTLSKEISQIRSQQEMLEQGESSGYVEIKVEPVDEASVPAPEASCSLLVARQFQPPRGKASKRHKSPPIHRCDLCDYTNRRPYRLRVHMLAHSGVRPFSCHLCKSKFRTATNLKLHMRIHTGDKPYSCDLCERRFSYKCNLKTHMRAHTGLLDARQFPPSGKPDTRQFPPPPPKRKKRQKNSITLHSCGVCDYTCRRRSGLLAHLPVHSDARPFRCSTCDSRFKTMSTLKYHMKTHTGDKPYVCEHCPRKFARRSHLTYHLNSHSGDKPYTCNLCPVSYKARVSLTAHMRLHAGEGLFTCDICHKEYKRKDSIKAHMKLHAQHKPASYKPQGSNAKTLFCCAVCDVNFMEINHLSAHMRTHR
- the LOC123879495 gene encoding zinc finger protein 26-like isoform X1 — encoded protein: MEDTTKQPSLNTGLIVPKEEIIENVEITYEDDCEDSKEFIVPKEELSNSSLHLEDEYDQTVMPIKTELTLSKEISQIRSQQEMLEQGESSGYVEIKVEPVDEASVPAPEASCSVPVTFSPPAPPRRGRGKKKKKVHCCNICEYTCQYRSVLIVHTRTHTGEKPFACDACHLKFKTTSHLRSHIKTHTGVKPHACRLCPAKFVRRSYLTNHMRTHTGLLVARQFQPPRGKASKRHKSPPIHRCDLCDYTNRRPYRLRVHMLAHSGVRPFSCHLCKSKFRTATNLKLHMRIHTGDKPYSCDLCERRFSYKCNLKTHMRAHTGLLDARQFPPSGKPDTRQFPPPPPKRKKRQKNSITLHSCGVCDYTCRRRSGLLAHLPVHSDARPFRCSTCDSRFKTMSTLKYHMKTHTGDKPYVCEHCPRKFARRSHLTYHLNSHSGDKPYTCNLCPVSYKARVSLTAHMRLHAGEGLFTCDICHKEYKRKDSIKAHMKLHAQHKPASYKPQGSNAKTLFCCAVCDVNFMEINHLSAHMRTHR